The segment CAAGGTACCACCTATCTCAGGGCACAAACCCAGCCAGCCCGtggcgggaggaggaggggacaCTGCTCCGAACGCTGCCAGCAGGCGAGAAGGTGGCAGCAAGACGTCTCACCGAGGTCCCTTGGCTGCACAGCCTCCTCGTCCCCGGGGGGAAGCCAGGGGTCCTGGATCTGGAGAGGCAGCGCTCCCCTCCACCGGTGGCAGAACGCCCAGTGCCGTCCCCCAGCTTCCCAATGATGGGGACCCCCAAGGAGGAACCAGGCGGAGCACGCAGGAGGCATCGCTCCCTCCTGGGCATTCTGCTGGGGCTTGCAGACAAGCCTGGAGGGAGGACAGCTCACCAGTGCCAAATCCCAGAGCTTTTCCAGGCAGGGATCCAGCCCCGCAGGGAAGCGGACAGTCCtgggctgagcatccccaggAGCAGGTTGCTGCTTTCTGGAGGCCAAACCACTGCGCAGCTCCTGCTGCCGGGGGAGGAGGTGGCACGGAGGACGCCGGGGTTGGGGGGAAGGCAGCGGAAGGGCTCTGCAAAGGGCAGGTGTCCCCTCGCCGCTCCATGGCTCCGTGCAGCAAGGAGATTTACGAAGGCACGTACCAAAGACTGGATAGCCTGGAAGAAACTATCCGTGAGCTGGAAATAACCATCAGCGAGATCAGCAGCCATCCCTTGGTTGAATTTGTATTCCCTAAAGATCTGCTAGGACAGGTGGGATCCAAGGATGCCGGCAAGGAGACCAAGGAAGGTCTGAGGGATCTCAGACACAGTTGCTGTGATGACGGGACTGCCCTGGACCTCAGTCAGGCCAAAGATGATGCTCGTGAGAGTCCATCTCCAAGCAAGACCAAGCCACCTCTGCTACCCAAGCCGCAGCTCTCCCTCGACACTCCGCAGGTTTATTTTCTATTATCCCTCTTGCTGTGCTCTGCCCCGGACTCACTCTGATGTCTCTCTTCCTCCACCTCTACCTGCTCCCTCTCTGTGACTCTACCTCCAGGCATAGCCAAGGTGGAAAACAAATCTCCGTTTCTCCCTGTGGCTTGAAGGGGTTTGGGAAGCGCAGGCAAGCAGGAGCGAGACTGCAGGCAGCAGTCGGCAGCGGAAAGGCAGGTGGTGCCAAGGCAGCGCTGCCGTCTGCCCCTCGCCGGTGCTGGTGCCACCCAGTGCCATCCCTAGCACCGAATTAGACCCCGGCTAAGCTGGTATCTTCTACCCTGGCAGGTTTGGGGGCTGAGCACGCTGCTGGTGATGAGCACAGGGCCAGTGATGAGCATCCCACGGGGCCGGCAAGGGCTGGGTGCGCTGGGTGACGAAGCAGCGTCCCTCGTTTTGCATAAGCACTTTTGTAACGAACTGTGGTTTGAGCGTGGCAGCTGTTTCTCCTAATTAAATCACAGCGCGGGCTCCCCGAAGCCATCCAAATTGGTTTCTGCCGGAATCTGTGGCAGCCGCTCGGCTGGCTGAATAGCTgggaaaagaggggagaaaacgCCCCCAGCCGCTCCGACGTCAGCCTGCTCCTTTATTAACGCTCAGCACTGGGGAATaaatctcctttttcatttgcagcaaTTATCTCAGCCCCGCTTCTCGGCACCGCCGCGGTGCTCTCGCTGGGTGAATGGGCCAACAAGTGGGTGTCGCTGCCATTTCTCCCGTTGCTGGCTCCCGCTGCACCGCTGGAGCCTGGCAAGCTAGGGCCAGGAGCTGCGGGATGGATTTGTGGCACGTGCACGGGGTGCgcagaaagcaaagctcagCTCGGGGTTCAGCAGGAGAGGCTGCGCAGCTCGGTCGGCGCTGAAAGCGGAGGCGGGAGAGGGCAGGTCTTGTGCCGCCTTTCAAGGATGCTGCGAGTTGGTTGCGAAGGCTGGGGTCCAGTGCCTGCTTgtgccagggatgctggggcGCCGGGGAAGGTGCGGCGCAGGCAGGGGCTGGATTTCTGTGTGCTGTGGGGTACAGGAGTCCCCACGTCCCATCCGTGTGCCCACCGAGGGtcacagggcagggcaggcaggacaggcagcacGGAGAGCCACGTAGCCATCGCTACAATAACCCGTTGGCCTTCTCTCGTCGGAGGTGCAATCTGGGCAGCAATTGCACATCTCTGGGGCAGCGTCGGTGCTGCCGGTTTTTCTGCCTGCGGCAGCTGGTCCAGACTTGGtatggggcaggcaggaggcagcagtgaTGGCAGGGAGAGGATCCAGGGTGCCCTGGGCAGCGGGGGGACGCGTGCCGGGCGCCGCTTTAGGGACCCACAGTGCCAGGGGATGTGTGTACAGGTACTGCTTCCCTCGCTGCAGCTCTTGCAAGTCTTTGTATCTCCATCTCTACACAGCTAGTTAATAAAACCCTCTGTATTCCCACTGCCGCCGTATCCACCTGGAGTTTGCTTCTGCCTGCCGTcgcctcttttcctttctcttggccgtgcagccctgccctggtggGGATGCTCTCCTCTTGCCCTTGGTCTCCTGGTGTTTGCCGTGTCTGCCCCAAACTCCCTCTTTGCCTTGCAGTGGTGGCACTCAGTAAGTCCTGGCTGGTTTCTGAGCTCGCCAAAGCATTGCCCGGTGACAGCTCCTTTGGCACACAGAGCCGGTGACCTCGTCCTTGCCTGGGTTTGCCACCACGGGCTGGTCCAGGCAGGGATGGCACGGTGGTGCCGCAGGGGCTCGGCACAGCTCCAGGCATCCGATGTGGGCTTTCATCTGCTGGTTTTAACCCCTTCCCCAAAATTCTCTGTCCCGACAGAGCGGTGGCGTTTCCATCCCAGCCATGAAGGTGGTGAACCCGGCATCCCGGCTgaagcagagccagcagcagggcagtcCCGACAAAAGCAAGCACATAAAGCAGCGGATGGAGTACATGCGGAtccagggccagcagcaggtaGTCTATCGCTAACACCGTCCCAGCCGGCTctcctggcagcagagccagccaaaggctgcccacagccctggcaTCTCCCTCACTGCCTCCTACGGGGCCAGGGTGTgggtggtgggcaggggagACCCTACGGGTGCTGCTTTCAGGGGCTGGGCTTTCTCAGTGCCTTTCTTTGCTGagcctggtggggctgggggtgcagggatccagctgctggggtgcaggaggggggTCTTACCCCAGTCTGTGCCCAGCACGGTGGTTtccacagctggctgctggggatggggacatgaCTTTGTGCTGAGAGTGGCAAACTCATCCCCAGTGTGGTGTGAGGCTGAAGCTGGAGGCATTtgtcccccagccccgtccGCCACTGCTGCCCTGAGGGACAGGGCTGAGCCCCAGCGTTGGTCCCCTCTCCCCGAGGGACCCCCCCAGGCCTCCTTGCAGAACGTCTTGGCCGTGGGGATGAGCACTGCAGCGCCGTGTGCTTGGCACAGGGGCCCCAAGGGGCTTCACTTACCCAGGGCTGGGGCTACCCAACCCATCCCGGGAGGTTTTGGAGAGCCAGAGCCCTCCATGCACCGCAGCACCgcatctgcagaagcagctcGTTCCGCGAGGGgggtgtcacaggcagggtgatGCTACCGGGTCACCCAGCAGCATGGGGAGAGGGTGGGGGGgccacagcagctggaagaggggtgcgatgggatgggatgggatgggatgggatgggatgggatgggatgggatgggatgggatgggatgggatgggatgggatgggatgggatgggatgggatgggatgggatgggatgggatgggatggtgtgcgtcccctgccccagcccagcacccaccccttTCCCATCCCCTGGGACCActcctgccacaggcagcagggctccctTCCCTCTGTCCTTGCTGACAGCGTGGTGCTGGCCCTGGCTCTCCGGCTTGCTCAGGTCACGGGCAAAGTAACCACGGCCAGCCCGCTGCCCTCCACCCCCCCTcgcctctcctctccccctcccagccctcccctgccacctcctgcccccgcggtgggcagcagcaccaTGAGCAGGTTCACCCCATTCCCTCCTCCCCGCTCCCTGCTCTGTGTGTCAATCCCCTTCCCTGCGCCTGGCGTTACCGAACCATCCAAAAAACCCTGATTTTGCTCATTCTGTTGGATCCATAAACCCTGTCAGATAAAACGAAGGTTTTTCCCACCTACCTGGAGTTGGGTTTGGAGGGGGGATTTCATGCAATTTAGGCAAATGGCGCATGAGCAAAACGGGCACCTTGCTCCCCCCTGGCTCCAGCAAGAGGGctcagcccccccgcccccccccgcccccccccccttgacTGTCCCACTGCCAGGTCGGAGCCACGCAGGTGCTCTTTGTCGTGACCGCATCTGAGATGGTCCCAGGGTGGGCAAGATTTCCCCAGGCAAGGTCCATCCTTGAGGTCAGgccctcctgccaccccctcccccagcatACATGGGTGCACGTGGGTTTTCACACCCCCACAGACTCGGGGAGAGACAGGGGGGTTCCCTCTGCCCCCCATCCAGGGCTGTCCCatgggctggggagcagagaaaCACCGGCCAAAAGGGCTGTGACAGGAGCCCCAAGGGGCCAGGAAGCATCTTCTGACCCCAGGCACACCAGGGAGGCCACCAAGTCCCCTTCCCTGGAGGCCACACACCGGCACAACCCTGGCTGTCCAGCGTCACCATGCCCCTCGCCCCCACCGTGGGGCACAGCATTGGTCACCTGGCCCCTAGCACCCACCGGTGGCCTCACTGGGGTGGCCGGACCAAGAgttttctgtggcatttttgTCCTCGCTGCCCTCCTTATGCAGGATTTGGCCACCCCCCCTGACCCCAGCAGTCCACCCACCTTCCAGCGGGGACAAGGCAGGGCTGGTGGAGCCCACTCCCCATTCCGGGAGGGTTTCTGAGCATCCTTCCTTCCCGGCGCCCTGGCTCCCTTTGGACCAGCTTTTGCATGAGGAGGGTTGGATCATGTCAGTGCTGGTGGTGATGACGCCAGCGCGGTGGGCGCAGGGGGCCGGGGTGGGCACTGTCACCTCTCGGAGGAGCCGGGGGTGCCGCGGGGCTGCCGAGGCTCTGCCCGGCTCAGCTGGACGGCACCTCGGCGGCAGCCCCGGCGCCGGGCACTGTGCCGCGTGGCGTGCGCGCCCCGTCTAACGCTGCCCTTCttgtccccctccccacctttctcccctcccccctccgcccccccgcCTCCgtatctgtctgtctgtccacGTCTCCGTCTGTCTGTCCATCCGTCTCTCTCGtcgctctcctcctcctctcgGGGACATCCCCTTCCCATCCAGTAACGCGTGGGACCAGCTCATCTCCTGCTCTTTGTGGTGGaccttttccagctgcttgACCTCAGGCCTAACTCAATGCTGCTTCTGAACAAACTCCTGTTTGGTTCTTGGttgtttccttttggttttttctcccttttttttttttttccttctttctttttcgcctttcttttctcttttctttaagaaactgTTTGActtccctcccctttctcctcctcctcctcctccttgaatcttgcttttctttctaggCCGCTAGACCATCTAAAGAGGCTAGTGAGACTTCCCCCACGGTCTCAGAAAAACCCGCATCTGGCAGAACATCCATCCCCGTATTGACTTCCTTTGGGGCAAGGAACTCCTCCATCTCATTCTGAGCATCCTTGCCAGCTCCACCCAGCCgctctcctgctcctggggccgggcttctctcttccttgggCTCCTCCTCCCCGGGACTTGTCTTCTTGAGGCACCTGAAGGGATCGCCACCCGTCcctctctttctgttttttcaatgTCTTGCTCCAATGTGGCCGACCTCGTGTCTCGCCTCCGCTCCACCACGGCCCGACTTGTGTCTCGCCTCCGCTCCGCCACGGCCCGACTTCTGTCTCCCATCTCGCTCCGCAATGGCCAACCAGccactttctgtttctctctctctctctctctctctctccccctctctcctcccttttcCTTGACTTTCTCCTTTTCGTTTTGTGGGTtgctgttggtttgggttttctccctccctccctctcgcACCCtgccattttctgtttatttaagaGCTCTCAGAGCTTCACTCCACCAGTTTCACCAGCTTCGAGCAAGGAGGACACAGGGCAGTGCCGGACCCCGCTGCCCGCACCGGCAGCACCCCTTCCACCACAGAAAGGTGGGAAACAGCGGCTGCTGAAGATGCCCCCGACACCCCCAGACCCGACCGCTCGCCCGCCGCTGAGCGTCCCGGCAGCCACGACACCCACCCGCCCGGAGGAGAGGATGCTCAGCGCTCCAGCCAGGTCCTGGCGGTGGGTGCTGGGCGGCACCGCGGCCGGGCTGCGTCCTTCGCTGGCCGAGGGGTCGGTGCCGTGCCAAGGGGGTGTCccgccagcccccagccccagctgtccCCGGGGATGGGGTGCGATACGAAGGCTGGCGGGAGGGGGACCCGAGACCGGTGCCACGGGGTGTCCGGGCGTGCCAGAGGGGCTGAAGGCTGAGGGTGTAAAATGGGGAGGGGGTAGAGACGGGTTGAGTTGGGCTGCCCGTCGACCCGGGGTCGGAACGTAGCACTTTACATGGTCTCCGGGCGCggtggctggggcagagggatgcTGTGATGCTGGGGGGGTGTCCGACAGCACAGGGACACCCTGCCAGACCCCTGTCCCCTTCCCGAGTGCCACGCGCCCTTGGGGACAAGCAGGCAGGACAGATCCCCGGACCCCCCTGCTCCGGCAGAGGTGCCGGCTGGGGACCCCACGCCGCAGCCAGCGCCACGTGGTCCATCCCTGGGGGAACAGCCCCCTCCAACctgggggggtgtccccagggtgcGGATGCCCACCCGAGCTGggtgtgcgtgtgcgtgtgtgtgcgtgtgcgcTGCGGGCGCAGACCAGCCGCAGTGCAACACGAGATCGAATCACTCCTTTCGTTGGCTAGTTCgtccttgggttggttttttgtttttggttttttttttttttcaaattctttttcttctttgcccccccccctcttttttttgtaTATCAATGATTTTTGTACAGAAGAACGAGCCTTTTTTGAataacaaagaggaaaaaaaaaaaaaaacacaaaaaaaaataataatcatgaTGCAATTTCTTTGGATTGCAAAAAGCAACTCTTTACATTTAAGTGAAGTGTCTTAacattttatattgttttaaaaaatatatttacatattatatatatataatatacgtaatataaatatatataaaaatatttaaaaagaaaagaaaagaaataaatctcttcACGTCTGGTATATTAGGGGGTGGATTTTCTTCCCTGGTTAGACTATAGGTCCTTG is part of the Falco naumanni isolate bFalNau1 chromosome 18, bFalNau1.pat, whole genome shotgun sequence genome and harbors:
- the SRCIN1 gene encoding SRC kinase signaling inhibitor 1 isoform X11; this encodes MRAACDFTAPAASHPWAAPILPPTDGQHLDSKWQSSCLPEPRQTINAQFPSLQSKMRVVLRVEVEAVKFLKEEPNRLDGLLKRCKTVTDTLTQIRRQVDEGMWTSPSNLSQSPKKVAPETDFSKGLDLEMPTSPPVSLHHLTAATETLGMPSFGHSPPQTQTHPSKSNNPSRAPEMVPAKTQTGPETPSKKSADKAVSVEAAERDWEEKRAALTQYSAKDINRLLEETQAELMKAIPDLEFAAKHKQTTGSGSTASTPEHKPSKPQHAPKSGGKGDPNGRRGSDELTVPRYRTEKPSKSPPPPPPRRSFPSSHGLTTTRSGEVIVTSKKEPGFMKKAESEELETQKPQVKLRRTVSEVVRPASTPPIIASAIKDDDDEDRIIAELEEPPALAAPGSRAFSLPQIVLTEWVSEPPSPEAEPEVWVATGCSEHGDPQSGGAGGEHVPEVGRKCPVSPGISEKSPSAAGYPPAPAPHPLSSPSQGHAHAAGETRRFPLVASKVPPISGHKPSQPVAGGGGDTAPNAASRREGGSKTSHRGPLAAQPPRPRGEARGPGSGEAALPSTGGRTPSAVPQLPNDGDPQGGTRRSTQEASLPPGHSAGACRQAWREDSSPVPNPRAFPGRDPAPQGSGQSWAEHPQEQVAAFWRPNHCAAPAAGGGGGTEDAGVGGKAAEGLCKGQVSPRRSMAPCSKEIYEGTYQRLDSLEETIRELEITISEISSHPLVEFVFPKDLLGQVGSKDAGKETKEGLRDLRHSCCDDGTALDLSQAKDDARESPSPSKTKPPLLPKPQLSLDTPQSGGVSIPAMKVVNPASRLKQSQQQGSPDKSKHIKQRMEYMRIQGQQQSSQSFTPPVSPASSKEDTGQCRTPLPAPAAPLPPQKGGKQRLLKMPPTPPDPTARPPLSVPAATTPTRPEERMLSAPARSWRWVLGGTAAGLRPSLAEGSVPCQGGVPPAPSPSCPRGWGAIRRLAGGGPETGATGCPGVPEGLKAEGVKWGGGRDGLSWAARRPGVGT